Within the Telopea speciosissima isolate NSW1024214 ecotype Mountain lineage chromosome 4, Tspe_v1, whole genome shotgun sequence genome, the region TATCAGCTCAATTGTCTCTTATGGATCTCTTTTACAAGTTTAATTTCTCGAGAATTGTCATAGTATTAGAGTCAATTTGAGATTATCTCTAGCGTAATCTTTCTTATCGTGGAGAAACACCAACACATAGGATATACGATTGAATTTGACTTTGATTCATGATATTTGGGTGTCAAGACAATGCCCAatcttaagggtgtcaatcggtttgttttcaattttttggtttgatttcagttGGATTCACATTACAATATTTACAAAGCAAAACTGAATagatttagaaaaataaaactaaaaccGAATTGATCCGGTTTAATTCTGATTCAATCTGAATTAGTTTTCATACGATTGTGTAATTTTGATTAAACCTATTCAGTTTGTATTCAATATttgtactttctattttgttcaattttggttttattCAGTTTGCACAGTTTCAGTTTTATTCTGTTCATCCAGTTTTAAACTGACGGTTATTAATTTAAAACTGAAAacaaattgaatttcttttttccaaaacaAAAGCCGAATCAATTTTGTATTCGATTTGGTTTGCTTTTAAATAGACGAATTCTATTCTAAATTTACATCCCGGCCCAATCTATCCACTGATTTGCATTGTTGTATTAACTTTTCATGTGGCACAATTTGGTATTGCAAAGAAGGCCTTCTCGTATGGAATGATCTAAGAACTTTTTTGtatgaataataataataataataataataaataaaaaaaaaagacaagagaTCACTGTCTGATTGCttttgtgtctgggcgcaagatCTACACAACTCGATATTATTACTTGGGATAAAAGCACTACTTGGTCATGTGGTCCAGACCCATATGAGCATAAATACCGCCAtaccccatgaaatcaataaaaacaataacaaagagaagagcAATAAGAACAAAACATTAACCCAAAAACAGATGAATGATCAAAAGTAGATCATTCCAAAAAAGAGCAATAATAAGCTCACATTGCGATCTTTCGAAGACATCagaatttattattattaaaatttgtTAAATCACAGGAAATCAGTTCCGACTTCCGATCGaaaaatggagaatagggttgcATGGAAAGAGACATAATTGAGGGACCCAACGATTGAAGAGTAAGATATTCATGGGCCAACCCATCAAGTTACACCTAGTTCAGGCCCAAACATTAAAGTTATTAGCCTCGTCGTAGTGGAATTCGGCCCATGTTAAATGCTTGATATGGGCCCAACCACTTTAGGGTTTGGGAATCCAACGAATGCCCTGAGCATTTGaaaaaagtaagagagataGCAATTGTAACTCCCCCAGTTGAAATTGAAAGAGTCATTGTTCAAGTTGCCAATTTGGACCTTTCggagctcttttcccttttgagCGGCCACCACAATGCCAAGTCTGAAAAGAGTTGGCACAATGTGGTAGAAAAAAGCTTTAGAAATCAAAGACTACCAAGAAGGTGTATGCCAATATAGAGAAGGTGGGACACATAGGAAGCCTATTGTTGTTGGGTGACGCAAAGGTCAATTTGCTATAATTTATCTGAGATATAGTAGGGACTATGAAATACTGGCCGGGATGGGTTCACCCACATAAAAACATTCCAATGGAGATCAAACCGAAGATGGACATGGGTGAACAGAAgaattattaaaaagaaaagtattAGAAGGAAAAAGTTAAATTTTTATTGTGCATGGCACAGGGAATGACTGCCATGCCTCCATACAAAAGCGAAAATTTCCTAGGATACAACAGTCATTTCACACGCCTCTCTCTGGGCGAAAAGGTACCGCACAATACACATGCACagttagcattctctttccctttaattAATTTCTGTAACAAAAAGATCGAGAGAGCCATGTTTTTCAATCAAGAAGATCACGAGattgaaaaaaattaaaggattaaTTAAGGTAATTAAACCAGAAGGCCAAGAAGCAAAACTGCTAGTCGCAAATTAGACCAAGAAGCAGCTAGCCAATAGGTGTACTCTGCTTCATGTGTACATAATAAGATCACATGGTATAAGCCTGCCTAGCTAGAAGAGATAATAATTAGGAATTAGTTAAGTGTATCTCTTTAGTAAGGGCGTTCTCCAATGTAATTCCCAGGAGGGTAATAACTACAGACGGACAAGTAAGCATTGTCGGAGCATTTGACGGAGGCACAGCCGAGTtgttgggagttcttccacacAACCTGGGTGTAGTGCCCGCACATCTTGCCATTGACGCAGGTGTTGGTGGCATAATCGTAGTCGCTCTTCTCATCTACCCATGCCTTCACGGCAGCTGCGGCAGTCTCTAACTCAGCAGAGCCAGAGGCCCAGTAGAGGTTCTCCCCATACGGTCCTTGTGAGTGTACGAGTTGGCAATCCCCAGATCTCTGATCCGCATATCTCTGTGCGTATCCTGCCACCGTCTCATTCCATGTCAAAGGCCCTAACCCCAATGACTTACGTACTACATTGTGCTGGTCCACCATTTCTTTGCCGAAGTTTTGTCTGGCCCTGCGTGTGTACTGCAGGAGAAATATTGTGTACTACAGAAGAAGGAATACGGGCCTCGACCAGCACCAACGTGGTGCCACACAACATCAAGCCAATAGGTAGCAGCAATAGTTGAGGTAACGAAAGGTTTGAAGGAGCCATATATGATGTTCTTCAATTGTCTTAATTTCACAATTAATtaccttccttccttccttccttctgaTGATGAGTCTTCTCGATCTGTCCCTCCCACCAACTTCCATCTTATTATATAGTTACCCCGATGGCTGCCTTGTAACAAGAAGTTTCTTAAAGAAGAGGTTGTAGTAAGGAAGTTCCAACCAGTTACCACTAAGTTTAGATTGCTATTTTATGATCAAAGTTGTTCTGTTTGTTTCAACTTCAAGTTGTTGATGCATGCGGGCCAGTTTGTAATCTTTATCCATTAAGGGTTTTAACTCTATTAAAACACAAGTTAAAGTTTTTTTGCGGTCATTTACACCATAAAACACCAAACAATATCACAATACAGGAAAATTTCAATACAAAATGGACAAAGCATTTACAGATTTCTATATAATTGACAGCTGCCACGAATTTATAAGATATCTTTGGCGTTGTACAGCTCACCAACGATCAAACAAAAATTGTCAAATACgcgaatttttctcctctcaggttcttcGCCTGGTCAGGTGAGCAGGCTATTTTCATAGGAGGGCGtaaatgatgacctcaccccaACACTTCCCAATGCTTAAAATATCACAGAATCTACCATAGAAATCTTAAAGCGCTGGCCCCAATCTGTTTCATCCCAAGTCTTGATAAATATCACATTCAATTCGCAGGTACctccaattctttcaattcctctaatagggggaatGGACCCCATTTTGGACAGTATTTTCAGGCACAGGGCAGAATGATCATTTCTGCCCTTATAtgaggaattgaaagaattgaaagggacaacgaattggaggggataacaatTCCTTGAAACCCTGTCCAGATTGGCACCGTAGGCCCTCCTCCACTTCTAGTTGGGCTAAAATCAGGCACAATATCACTGGGATGGGCATTTATTAGAATTCCACCCAAGTCCAAACTTCACAGTGCGCCAGTGGCCCCTTCCAATAATCCCATCTGAGATAAAAATGCCAGAGTGAACTTTGAAGCCGTATTTGAGACGATTGAGTGGACTTTCTGGTTTCATAGAATCGGAAATTAAAATTAAGTTTAacattaaaatttaaaacacaCGTTTTTTATACAAAATATCTCCctttacttttaaaaaaatttgacaggttcttttggggttttgaaacTCCTTTTAAAACTATTAACCcaaattaattatatcatttccctttattttcttatgcaAAAGATAGACTTAACGTTGATTAATAAGTCAAAAATGAGATGagattcatattttttttactaaagatcagcaaaagaatatattaaagaatgaataaaaaataagatatattaaattttttatttttactaaagatcagtaaaaaaatatatattaaagatGAGGATTTACAAGATTAACGTCTAGGTGTATACCCGAAAAGATAATGCAGAAGAGACTTGTACCTCCACCTTTGGCATTGCCATCAACAGCAAAGCACAAGACAAAAATGTCTTGACTTGAGAATCATTAAATGATATGCAAGTGAATTTGTACTTCTAGAGTGCTCTCATGCTCTGCAAGCGTGGTTTGTTTCTTATGTAATAATGAGATCTTTAGTAAACCCAAATCATCCATTTTATTACTGGAGATCAAGAAGGAATGGTAGAAAGTGTTTACAACACATGCAACTGTTATGTGGGAAATTTGGAACAAAGAAGTTTTCTAAACGATATTACAATCATTCAGAAACTAGACATCAATGATAAATAGGAATATCGAACAAGTCTTGTCTCTAATCAAAGGTTAGTATTCTTAATCAAGGTATCCTTCACTTGGTATTTGTCGAGTTTTGTTGCACTCGAATTGTTAAGTATTTGTTCGATGTTTGGATGATCGAATCTTTCAACCATCGTCAAAGATCTCCACTAAtctcaaaaatataaaaaaaatttagaataaTGT harbors:
- the LOC122658986 gene encoding pathogenesis-related protein 1A-like; amino-acid sequence: MEVGGRDRSRRLIIRRKEGRKYTRRARQNFGKEMVDQHNVVRKSLGLGPLTWNETVAGYAQRYADQRSGDCQLVHSQGPYGENLYWASGSAELETAAAAVKAWVDEKSDYDYATNTCVNGKMCGHYTQVVWKNSQQLGCASVKCSDNAYLSVCSYYPPGNYIGERPY